In Halorhabdus tiamatea SARL4B, a genomic segment contains:
- a CDS encoding COG1361 family protein has product MNRRSVIVGGLTSLAAVGGIGTAVLGSEASEEGKRPDEQNGTVTPTGDASAGGQPATPTRTPADRVAPAQESESAGEANQTDTAESDRSNAGGSICLNPGESRDGTLTVAVTESSFVSAGTNFVTENIEARVTEIDPSPNATLESDPPIWSWSQDATVSISYTVSVSDDIEPGTYTVPVSIKDELSLEGDSPERRADVHIVVRSPDADCHP; this is encoded by the coding sequence ATGAACCGCCGATCAGTCATCGTCGGTGGCTTGACCAGCCTGGCTGCCGTTGGCGGCATCGGGACGGCAGTCCTGGGTTCAGAGGCCAGCGAGGAGGGGAAACGGCCGGACGAACAAAACGGAACAGTCACGCCGACGGGCGACGCGTCGGCCGGTGGCCAGCCGGCCACACCGACGCGGACGCCGGCGGATCGTGTTGCACCTGCACAGGAGTCGGAGTCAGCAGGTGAAGCGAATCAAACGGACACGGCCGAGTCAGATCGGAGCAACGCCGGTGGGTCGATCTGTCTCAACCCGGGCGAATCCAGGGATGGGACGCTGACAGTGGCTGTCACCGAATCGTCGTTCGTTTCGGCCGGGACGAATTTCGTCACTGAGAACATTGAGGCGAGGGTGACGGAAATCGACCCGTCGCCGAACGCGACACTGGAGTCGGACCCGCCCATTTGGAGTTGGAGCCAGGACGCGACGGTCTCGATTTCGTATACTGTGTCCGTCAGCGACGATATCGAGCCGGGCACCTACACCGTCCCGGTGTCCATCAAGGACGAGCTATCCCTGGAGGGGGATTCGCCTGAGCGTCGAGCTGACGTCCACATTGTCGTCAGGTCACCTGACGCGGACTGTCACCCGTAA